The following are encoded together in the Flavihumibacter fluvii genome:
- a CDS encoding GNAT family N-acetyltransferase, translating into MSEALVIRTADQDDISTIGYLAHQIWPSAYQDILSPEQLEYMLQLFYSPAALEHQILESDHRFIIAEIDLEEVGFASFSAINDATWKLHKLYVLPGLQGKGIGRALVDMVEEEVRTHNGAHLVLNVNKNNPAIHFYESLGFSIEKEQVIDIGHGYVMDDYVMGKDV; encoded by the coding sequence ATGAGTGAAGCTTTAGTGATCAGAACCGCTGACCAGGATGATATTTCCACCATTGGCTATCTCGCCCACCAGATATGGCCAAGTGCCTACCAGGATATCTTATCTCCGGAACAGCTGGAATATATGCTGCAACTTTTTTACAGTCCTGCTGCTCTTGAACACCAGATACTGGAATCTGACCATCGGTTTATTATTGCGGAAATAGATCTGGAAGAAGTTGGATTCGCTTCTTTTAGTGCCATCAATGATGCTACCTGGAAATTGCATAAACTGTATGTATTGCCTGGTTTGCAGGGAAAGGGTATTGGAAGAGCCTTGGTGGATATGGTTGAAGAAGAAGTCCGCACCCATAACGGTGCGCACCTTGTCCTGAATGTAAACAAAAATAATCCCGCTATCCACTTTTATGAATCATTGGGATTCAGCATTGAAAAGGAACAAGTGATCGATATTGGACATGGGTATGTCATGGATGATTACGTAATGGGCAAGGATGTTTAA
- a CDS encoding PrsW family intramembrane metalloprotease, protein MELLALALAPGIAIMWFIYSKDRFDREPLKALVKSFFLGMLATLPAILLQLAGSYLLKWIMPASGWTYFILFAFGVVALTEELSKFAMLRLYAYPRIFFNEPFDGIIYGVMVAMGFATLENISYVMTGGIGTAFARMFLSVPAHATFGVLMGYYVGLAKFTHNAQSDFYIIRGLLLAILFHGLFDLFLFVQGDPGITKQIPGGFLIGSAILSYLVAVKLSWQAIKMHQSISKNSFISKDNPVT, encoded by the coding sequence ATGGAACTTCTTGCTTTAGCGTTGGCGCCAGGCATAGCGATAATGTGGTTCATTTATTCAAAAGATCGCTTTGACAGGGAGCCATTAAAAGCGTTGGTTAAATCTTTTTTCCTGGGTATGCTGGCAACATTACCGGCCATTCTTTTACAACTGGCCGGATCTTACTTATTAAAATGGATCATGCCAGCAAGCGGATGGACCTATTTTATCTTGTTTGCCTTTGGCGTTGTTGCCTTAACAGAAGAATTAAGCAAATTTGCCATGTTGCGGCTTTATGCATATCCAAGGATTTTTTTTAATGAGCCTTTTGACGGTATCATTTATGGCGTGATGGTGGCCATGGGGTTTGCGACTTTAGAAAATATTTCATACGTCATGACAGGTGGAATTGGAACAGCATTTGCCAGGATGTTTTTATCCGTACCTGCTCATGCTACCTTTGGTGTGTTAATGGGATATTATGTAGGCCTGGCAAAGTTCACACATAATGCACAGTCCGATTTTTATATAATACGCGGATTGCTGCTGGCCATATTGTTCCATGGCCTTTTTGATCTGTTTTTATTCGTCCAGGGTGACCCCGGCATCACCAAACAGATACCAGGCGGATTTTTAATTGGCAGTGCCATATTATCTTATCTTGTTGCTGTAAAGTTATCCTGGCAAGCCATTAAGATGCACCAGTCCATATCGAAAAATAGTTTTATTTCAAAAGATAACCCTGTCACATAA
- a CDS encoding phosphatase PAP2 family protein has protein sequence MDKSTLIELSEDRTNGQTKFFQAVSNSTGAISAFIPAVLLIAGEIKGDKPMVQKALYIGESIAVSSVITWGLKYSINRPRPAAQYPGEIAAASTGGSPSFPSGHTSLAFSTATALYMAWPKWYIGVPAFTWAGLVSYSRMDLGVHYPSDILAGAVVGVGSAWLTYKANEWIRRKHTTKNPMTALR, from the coding sequence TTGGATAAATCGACGCTTATTGAATTATCTGAAGACCGCACCAATGGACAAACCAAATTTTTTCAGGCTGTATCCAATTCAACAGGGGCAATTAGTGCTTTCATTCCGGCTGTTTTATTGATTGCGGGCGAGATCAAAGGTGATAAACCGATGGTTCAAAAGGCATTATACATTGGGGAAAGCATTGCGGTATCCAGTGTTATTACATGGGGCTTAAAATACAGCATCAACAGGCCGAGGCCGGCCGCCCAATATCCTGGAGAAATTGCCGCCGCCAGTACCGGTGGAAGTCCCTCATTTCCATCAGGTCATACATCATTGGCTTTTTCAACAGCAACTGCTTTATATATGGCCTGGCCGAAATGGTATATCGGAGTTCCTGCATTTACATGGGCAGGATTGGTAAGTTACTCCAGGATGGATCTGGGCGTTCATTACCCGAGTGATATATTGGCCGGGGCGGTAGTAGGTGTTGGCAGCGCCTGGCTGACGTATAAAGCAAATGAATGGATCAGGAGAAAACACACGACTAAAAACCCAATGACCGCTTTGCGTTAA
- a CDS encoding valine--tRNA ligase — protein sequence MELTKNFIPADAEKKWTEHWKKQQYFSSQPDHRPAFTVVIPPPNVTGVLHMGHTLNETVQDILVRKARMSGFNACWVPGSDHASIATEAKVVQMLEKEKGIRKADLSREEFLRYAFEWKEKYGGIIYNQIERLGCSVDWNRVTFTMDDHYYKAVIKVFIDLYKKGLIYRGARMINWDPAAKTALSDEEVEYKDIQGKLYFLKYQLENGGEIIIATQRPETIMGDTAICVHPSDNRYAHLKNSYAFVPLINRRIPIIFDEYVDPAFGTGALKVTPAHDINDYNLGLKHNLEVVDTLNEDGTLSSAAEIFVGMDRFKARKQILVELNEKGFLLKEEEYATRLGYSQRSGAVVEPRISTQWFLKMKEMAGPALNAVVSGEIKIHPGDKFLATYKYWLENVKDWCISRQLWWGQQIPAWYAPDGTCVVAATREEAAEEFYKQVGVSIQAEQFTQDQDVLDTWFSSWLWPMEVFNGITQPENAEIKYYYPTSVLVTGQDIIFFWVARMIMAGLEYEHVKPFNDVYFTGMVRDKQGRKMSKSLGNSPDLLELIDKYGADAVRFGIMISSPAGNDLLFDESALEQGRNFNNKMWNALKLIRMWQEKPQFTPDLNTADAASLNWANDWFRSRLNEARKDVDQLMQQFRLSEALKTLYSLVWDDFCSWYLEWIKPGFDEPVNTIHLQQAVVFMEELVQLLHPFMPFITEEIYSQLVSRHNGDDLCIRQFSRLESLATAIAGKSTIAYLEEGKLLKEVISGIRDARNKALIKPKETINLHIISPDTVVYEIIRPILSRQVNAKEIKFGQASIPNTISTVIGKHQFYIETEKPIEMGTQREELLKELEYLKGFLVSVEKKLGNERFVQQAKPEVVDMEKRKKEDALGKIKVIEESLKS from the coding sequence ATGGAACTGACCAAGAATTTTATACCTGCTGATGCAGAAAAAAAATGGACGGAACACTGGAAAAAGCAGCAGTATTTTAGTAGCCAACCCGATCATCGTCCAGCTTTTACCGTGGTTATTCCACCACCGAATGTAACCGGCGTGTTGCATATGGGGCATACACTCAATGAAACCGTGCAGGATATTTTGGTGCGAAAGGCCAGGATGAGTGGATTTAATGCCTGCTGGGTACCCGGAAGTGACCATGCTTCAATTGCGACCGAAGCCAAAGTGGTTCAGATGCTGGAAAAGGAGAAAGGGATCAGGAAAGCTGACCTGAGCCGGGAAGAATTCCTGCGTTATGCTTTTGAATGGAAAGAAAAATATGGTGGCATCATTTATAACCAAATAGAACGTTTGGGCTGTAGTGTTGACTGGAACAGGGTAACTTTTACGATGGATGACCACTATTATAAGGCAGTAATTAAGGTCTTTATCGATCTGTATAAAAAAGGGTTGATCTATCGCGGCGCCAGGATGATTAACTGGGATCCTGCCGCAAAAACAGCCCTTAGTGACGAGGAAGTGGAATATAAAGATATCCAGGGTAAATTGTACTTCCTGAAATACCAACTTGAAAACGGCGGGGAAATTATCATTGCCACCCAACGGCCTGAAACTATTATGGGTGATACGGCCATATGCGTGCACCCTTCGGATAACCGGTATGCCCACCTGAAAAACAGCTACGCTTTTGTACCCCTGATCAACCGGCGTATTCCTATCATTTTTGATGAGTATGTTGATCCTGCATTCGGAACAGGGGCCTTAAAAGTAACGCCAGCCCATGATATCAATGACTATAACCTGGGATTAAAACACAACCTCGAAGTTGTAGATACCCTCAATGAAGATGGAACCTTAAGTTCTGCCGCTGAGATTTTTGTGGGCATGGACCGCTTTAAGGCCCGCAAACAAATCCTGGTGGAATTAAATGAAAAAGGCTTCCTGTTGAAGGAGGAGGAATACGCTACCAGGTTAGGGTACAGCCAGCGCTCCGGTGCAGTGGTTGAACCACGGATCTCAACCCAATGGTTCCTGAAAATGAAAGAAATGGCTGGTCCGGCTTTAAATGCCGTTGTATCAGGTGAGATAAAAATACATCCGGGTGATAAATTCCTGGCCACTTACAAATATTGGCTGGAAAATGTAAAGGATTGGTGTATCAGCCGTCAACTCTGGTGGGGCCAGCAGATCCCGGCCTGGTATGCACCTGATGGCACTTGCGTTGTCGCCGCAACCCGGGAGGAAGCCGCAGAAGAATTCTATAAACAGGTTGGAGTTTCCATACAGGCAGAACAGTTTACACAGGACCAGGATGTTTTAGATACCTGGTTCTCCTCCTGGCTTTGGCCAATGGAAGTATTTAATGGCATTACCCAGCCCGAAAATGCTGAAATAAAGTATTACTACCCCACTTCTGTCTTGGTAACTGGACAGGATATTATTTTCTTTTGGGTAGCAAGGATGATCATGGCCGGACTTGAATACGAGCATGTTAAACCATTTAATGATGTGTATTTCACCGGTATGGTGCGGGATAAACAGGGGCGGAAAATGAGCAAGAGCCTGGGAAACTCCCCCGACCTGCTCGAATTGATAGACAAATATGGCGCTGATGCAGTTCGCTTTGGTATAATGATATCCTCACCCGCAGGCAATGATCTCTTGTTTGATGAGTCGGCGTTGGAGCAGGGCAGAAATTTCAATAATAAAATGTGGAATGCCCTGAAGCTGATCCGCATGTGGCAGGAAAAACCACAATTTACACCCGACCTGAACACTGCTGATGCCGCTTCCCTGAACTGGGCCAATGACTGGTTCAGGAGTCGCCTGAATGAAGCCAGAAAGGATGTGGACCAACTAATGCAACAATTCAGGTTGAGCGAGGCACTTAAAACCTTGTACTCCCTGGTATGGGATGATTTTTGCAGCTGGTACCTTGAATGGATAAAACCCGGATTTGATGAACCTGTTAATACCATCCACCTTCAACAGGCTGTGGTTTTCATGGAAGAACTGGTGCAATTGCTTCATCCGTTCATGCCGTTTATTACAGAAGAAATTTATAGCCAGCTGGTCAGCAGGCATAATGGTGATGACCTCTGCATCCGCCAGTTTTCCAGGCTTGAATCATTGGCCACAGCAATAGCCGGTAAATCGACTATCGCTTACCTGGAAGAAGGGAAATTATTGAAAGAAGTAATCAGCGGAATAAGGGATGCACGAAATAAGGCCCTGATAAAACCAAAAGAAACCATCAACCTGCACATCATTAGTCCAGATACCGTTGTTTATGAAATCATCCGGCCAATACTGTCCAGGCAGGTAAATGCCAAAGAAATCAAATTCGGACAGGCTTCGATACCGAATACCATCAGTACGGTGATCGGGAAACACCAGTTTTATATTGAAACCGAAAAGCCCATCGAAATGGGGACCCAGCGGGAAGAATTATTAAAGGAACTGGAATATCTTAAAGGATTCCTGGTGAGCGTGGAGAAAAAACTGGGAAATGAGCGTTTTGTCCAGCAGGCTAAACCGGAGGTGGTGGATATGGAAAAAAGGAAAAAGGAAGACGCCCTGGGCAAAATAAAAGTGATAGAAGAAAGCCTTAAATCTTAA